A genomic stretch from Flavobacterium humidisoli includes:
- a CDS encoding RagB/SusD family nutrient uptake outer membrane protein, which produces MKTKKIFYTALIIALPFVWTSCSDILDVEPNDVITKENFYQTESDFQAATGPLYNKVWFDFNDKFYYGLGDGRAANMYAPFSDYVYPFTDLTETGLTGPLVSAWASLYNVIQQSNNVIIGISGSSMSETIKNKYIAEARFMRGTAYWYLASLWGDVIISTDPRELVKNPIVNKNPMKDVYEFSMRDLEFAAKYLPETAGQAGRLTKYSAYGMLSRVYLSFSGVSDNPNSGTRNQEYLDLAKKAAEKVMSSGPYTLMTNYEDLFMIDNNNNTESMFALQWVPNGDYGVNNTQQAYFALGSDITGDDAAWGYWTRASYNVLQEYESKDLRRKATFMGDGDHYAEINKANGGYTVDHTPDFLTVKKGVVGSTKDNSKITRMNSALNTYMLRLAEVYLNYAEAALGNNASTADATAISVVNRLRTRAGLDPKTTLTYADIIHERRVELCMEGQYWYDLVRRAYYKQQEVINYVTGQNRGTITPILYDAATNTVTVDASQATSPRAIGVIDATIFTLPYPESELVQNPLLRENPVPYQFTEEKIKDLF; this is translated from the coding sequence ATGAAAACAAAGAAAATATTTTACACGGCTTTAATTATTGCATTGCCATTTGTTTGGACGAGTTGCAGCGACATTTTGGACGTTGAACCAAATGATGTAATTACAAAAGAAAATTTTTATCAGACAGAATCTGATTTTCAGGCTGCAACAGGGCCATTATACAATAAAGTATGGTTTGATTTTAATGATAAATTCTACTACGGATTAGGAGACGGACGTGCCGCAAATATGTATGCGCCTTTCTCAGATTATGTTTATCCGTTTACAGATTTAACAGAAACTGGATTAACAGGGCCTCTGGTTTCGGCTTGGGCATCTTTGTATAATGTAATACAGCAGTCTAATAATGTGATCATCGGAATTTCTGGAAGCTCAATGAGCGAGACTATTAAAAACAAATATATTGCTGAAGCCCGTTTTATGAGAGGAACAGCATATTGGTATTTAGCTTCATTATGGGGAGATGTGATTATTTCTACAGATCCGAGAGAATTGGTGAAAAATCCAATCGTAAACAAAAATCCAATGAAAGATGTTTACGAATTTTCGATGCGTGATTTAGAATTTGCAGCAAAATACCTTCCAGAGACGGCAGGACAAGCTGGACGTTTAACAAAATACAGCGCATACGGAATGCTTTCTCGTGTTTACTTATCATTTTCAGGAGTTAGCGACAACCCAAACAGCGGAACCCGTAATCAAGAATATCTTGATTTAGCCAAAAAAGCGGCAGAAAAAGTAATGAGTTCTGGGCCTTACACCTTAATGACAAATTATGAAGATTTGTTTATGATTGACAATAACAACAACACCGAATCGATGTTTGCATTGCAATGGGTTCCAAACGGAGATTATGGAGTAAACAATACACAACAGGCTTATTTTGCATTAGGTTCTGATATTACAGGAGATGATGCCGCTTGGGGATATTGGACAAGAGCTTCTTATAATGTTTTACAAGAATATGAATCAAAAGATCTTCGTCGTAAAGCAACTTTTATGGGAGATGGCGATCATTATGCAGAAATTAATAAAGCAAATGGCGGTTATACAGTAGATCATACACCAGATTTCCTTACTGTTAAAAAAGGAGTTGTAGGTTCTACAAAAGACAATTCTAAAATTACACGTATGAATTCTGCTTTAAATACATACATGTTACGTTTGGCAGAAGTGTATTTAAATTACGCAGAAGCAGCTTTAGGAAACAATGCTTCAACTGCAGATGCAACAGCCATTTCGGTTGTAAATAGACTTCGCACGAGAGCAGGTTTAGATCCAAAAACAACTTTAACTTATGCCGATATTATTCATGAAAGAAGAGTAGAATTATGTATGGAAGGGCAATATTGGTACGATCTAGTTCGAAGAGCTTATTACAAACAGCAGGAAGTAATCAACTATGTGACAGGACAAAACAGAGGAACAATAACTCCAATTTTGTACGACGCCGCAACTAATACCGTTACAGTTGATGCTTCACAAGCTACAAGTCCGAGAGCAATTGGTGTAATCGA
- the fsa gene encoding fructose-6-phosphate aldolase, whose product MKFFIDTANLQDIEEAQALGVLDGVTTNPSLMAKEGITGKENILKHYLNICNIVDGDVSAEVISTDFEGMIREGEELAALHPQIVVKLPMIGDGIKACKYFSSKGIRTNVTLVFSAGQALLAAKAGATYVSPFLGRLDDVSTDGMHLIAEIREIYDNYNYQTQILSASVRHTMHIINCAKIGSDVMTGPLSAIKGLLKHPLTDIGLKQFVEDAKKMNL is encoded by the coding sequence ATGAAATTTTTTATTGACACTGCCAATCTTCAAGATATTGAAGAAGCGCAGGCTTTAGGCGTTTTAGATGGTGTAACCACCAATCCGTCTTTAATGGCAAAAGAAGGCATTACAGGAAAAGAAAATATCCTGAAACATTACCTTAATATTTGTAATATCGTTGATGGCGATGTTTCGGCTGAAGTAATCTCGACTGATTTTGAAGGAATGATAAGAGAAGGAGAGGAGCTGGCAGCTTTGCATCCTCAGATTGTAGTGAAACTACCTATGATTGGCGATGGTATAAAAGCCTGTAAATACTTTTCTTCAAAAGGAATTCGTACCAATGTAACTTTAGTATTTTCGGCGGGTCAGGCTTTGCTTGCCGCTAAAGCAGGAGCAACTTATGTTTCGCCATTTTTAGGAAGATTAGATGATGTCTCTACTGATGGAATGCATTTAATTGCTGAAATAAGAGAAATCTACGATAATTACAATTATCAAACTCAAATCTTATCGGCTTCTGTGCGACATACAATGCATATTATCAATTGTGCCAAAATTGGATCAGATGTAATGACTGGACCGCTTTCTGCGATAAAAGGTCTTTTAAAACATCCTTTGACAGATATCGGATTAAAGCAGTTTGTAGAAGATGCGAAAAAGATGAATTTATAA
- a CDS encoding SusC/RagA family TonB-linked outer membrane protein, with protein sequence MTNFLITKSRSKYFKNLGFLILMLVFSAAVNAQITVTGTVSDGVGPIPGVNIIVKGTKTSTVSNFDGTYTLQAIPNNSILVFSFIGYKPYEVAVNNKTKIDAVLEENLNDLKEVVVIGYGTSKRSDLTGAISSISSSAVTQSVSTTIDQVLQGRAAGVQIQQNSGTPGGSSSVRIRGISSITGSNEPIYVIDGVIIDGNSGSLNTNPLSGINPNDIASIDILKDASATAIYGSRAANGVIMVTTKTGRKGDLTLNFDSYVGWQQMPKELQVLNLREYGTLKNTRSDLGIVERDPYFIRPDLLGEGTNWQDELFQTGLIQNYNLSASGGSDTTTYALGMSYFDQEGTIIGSSFDRMTIRAVVDSQVKKWMKVGVNLNAYKTNQVTTVNDDSVILTALKQTPNVAARNADGTFDGPDTTEFVQTNPLGIAMLKDNHGKDYGIRGNVYAEIGFTKDLKLRTQYSIDYGFGNRYTFNPSYTFGALSNEVREGSRTKSTSENWMWTNTLTYNKAFGKHNVNALVAQEFQEQNWENLYGYRSGYLTNGATDLNAGDPTTARNSNASSTKSLSSYFARATYTFDDRYILTGTIRRDGSSQFAEGNKWDWFPSASLAWKVSNESFLKENQTISNLKLRAGWGVTGNSSVPNNAYTSVYGTSATNWGSGQIATNTANPDLKWEKSNQTNIGLDIGLLDNRIEITTDVYYKRTDDLLLRLSLPAYVGTTGQGATTPPFANIGSLENKGFEFTINTINMQRKDFLWKSNFNISMNRFKILKLNSESGVYDQTLQQGSDVTVVTRTAVGQTLGQFYGYKVIGRFEKATDFYYKDATGTVKPTALPEGMAIGENGVWIGDYMFEDVNKDGVINEKDAGYIGDPNPDFTFGFNNSFSFKGFDVSILFTGSYGNDVLNYQRRWLENPRENTNLLKSALGYAQLELIDPNGPNDYRNVQIVGGDPYMPRIAASSAASASNYRLSNRFVEDGSYVRLKNISIGYNLPKDLYSKYGISNIKVYSNMQNVLTFTKYKGYDPEVGAMYQNQLLNGIDNGRYPSPMVTTLGLTVNF encoded by the coding sequence ATGACTAACTTTTTAATTACTAAAAGCAGATCTAAATACTTTAAGAATTTGGGGTTCTTAATCCTGATGCTGGTATTTTCTGCTGCAGTAAATGCACAAATTACTGTTACAGGTACTGTATCTGATGGTGTAGGACCAATACCAGGTGTCAACATTATTGTAAAAGGAACCAAAACAAGTACTGTGTCAAATTTTGACGGGACTTACACACTTCAAGCTATTCCCAATAATAGTATTTTGGTGTTTAGCTTTATTGGATATAAACCGTATGAAGTTGCAGTGAATAATAAAACTAAAATTGATGCTGTACTAGAAGAGAACTTAAATGACTTAAAAGAAGTTGTTGTTATTGGATACGGAACATCAAAAAGATCAGATTTAACAGGCGCAATTTCTTCGATATCCAGTTCAGCAGTAACACAATCTGTTTCTACAACTATAGATCAGGTATTGCAAGGTAGAGCGGCTGGGGTGCAGATACAGCAAAATAGCGGTACGCCTGGAGGAAGCTCTTCGGTACGTATTCGTGGTATAAGCTCTATTACAGGTTCTAACGAACCAATTTATGTTATTGATGGTGTTATTATAGATGGTAATTCAGGTTCTTTAAATACAAATCCGCTTTCAGGAATTAACCCTAATGATATTGCTTCTATAGATATTTTGAAAGATGCTTCTGCAACTGCTATTTATGGTTCTAGAGCAGCAAATGGGGTAATTATGGTGACTACTAAAACAGGTAGAAAAGGGGATTTGACCTTAAATTTTGACAGTTATGTAGGATGGCAACAAATGCCGAAAGAATTACAGGTGCTTAATTTAAGAGAATATGGGACGCTGAAAAACACGAGATCAGATTTAGGAATCGTTGAAAGAGACCCTTATTTTATTCGTCCTGATTTATTAGGAGAAGGAACAAACTGGCAAGATGAATTATTTCAAACAGGTTTAATTCAGAACTACAATTTATCTGCTTCAGGCGGTTCAGATACTACCACTTATGCTTTAGGAATGTCTTATTTTGATCAGGAAGGAACTATCATCGGTTCTTCTTTTGATCGTATGACCATTCGTGCTGTAGTTGATTCTCAGGTAAAAAAATGGATGAAAGTTGGAGTGAATTTAAATGCTTACAAAACCAATCAGGTCACTACAGTAAATGATGATTCGGTAATCTTAACCGCTTTAAAACAGACTCCAAACGTAGCGGCTCGAAATGCTGACGGAACTTTTGACGGACCAGATACAACAGAATTCGTTCAAACCAATCCGTTAGGAATTGCAATGCTGAAAGATAATCATGGAAAAGATTACGGAATTAGAGGTAATGTGTATGCAGAAATTGGTTTTACAAAAGATTTAAAATTGAGAACCCAGTATTCTATAGATTACGGTTTTGGAAATCGATATACTTTTAATCCATCTTACACTTTTGGAGCATTATCAAATGAAGTTAGAGAAGGGTCAAGAACAAAATCTACCAGCGAAAACTGGATGTGGACTAACACTTTGACTTATAATAAAGCATTTGGAAAACATAATGTTAATGCATTGGTTGCTCAAGAATTTCAAGAGCAAAACTGGGAAAATCTGTATGGATACCGTTCAGGTTATTTAACAAACGGAGCTACAGATTTAAATGCTGGAGATCCAACAACGGCTAGAAACTCAAATGCAAGTTCTACAAAATCGCTTAGTTCTTATTTTGCAAGAGCAACGTATACATTTGATGATCGATATATTCTAACAGGAACAATCAGAAGAGACGGATCTTCGCAATTTGCTGAAGGCAATAAATGGGATTGGTTTCCATCTGCTTCTTTAGCATGGAAAGTTTCAAACGAATCATTTTTAAAAGAAAATCAGACCATTAGCAATCTAAAATTACGTGCAGGATGGGGTGTTACAGGTAATTCAAGCGTACCCAATAATGCTTATACTTCTGTTTATGGCACTTCTGCTACCAATTGGGGAAGCGGGCAAATTGCAACTAATACAGCAAATCCAGACCTTAAATGGGAAAAATCAAACCAGACTAATATTGGTTTAGATATCGGACTTCTAGACAATAGAATTGAAATTACAACAGATGTTTATTATAAAAGAACAGATGATTTATTACTAAGATTATCACTTCCAGCTTATGTAGGAACAACAGGTCAAGGAGCTACAACACCGCCTTTTGCTAATATTGGATCTCTTGAAAACAAAGGTTTCGAGTTTACGATAAACACGATAAACATGCAGAGAAAAGATTTTCTTTGGAAATCAAATTTCAATATCTCAATGAACAGATTTAAAATATTGAAATTGAATTCAGAATCTGGAGTTTACGATCAGACTTTACAGCAAGGCTCAGATGTAACTGTAGTTACTCGTACGGCTGTTGGACAGACATTAGGACAATTTTATGGTTATAAAGTAATTGGGCGTTTTGAAAAAGCAACAGATTTTTATTATAAAGATGCCACAGGAACCGTAAAACCAACAGCATTGCCGGAAGGAATGGCAATTGGTGAAAATGGAGTTTGGATTGGAGATTATATGTTCGAAGATGTAAATAAAGATGGAGTGATTAACGAAAAAGATGCTGGTTATATTGGAGACCCAAATCCAGATTTCACTTTCGGTTTCAATAATAGTTTTTCATTCAAAGGCTTTGATGTGAGCATTTTATTTACAGGTTCTTACGGAAATGATGTTTTAAATTACCAAAGAAGATGGCTTGAAAACCCACGCGAGAATACCAATTTATTGAAATCAGCTTTAGGATATGCACAATTAGAATTAATCGATCCGAATGGACCAAACGATTATCGTAATGTGCAGATTGTGGGCGGAGATCCTTACATGCCTAGAATTGCGGCGTCATCAGCAGCTTCGGCTTCGAATTATCGTTTAAGCAATAGATTTGTTGAAGACGGGTCTTATGTAAGACTTAAGAATATTTCAATCGGCTATAATCTACCTAAAGATTTGTATTCTAAATACGGAATTTCAAACATCAAAGTATATTCCAACATGCAGAATGTTTTAACCTTTACCAAATATAAAGGATATGACCCTGAAGTAGGTGCTATGTACCAAAACCAACTTCTAAATGGTATCGATAACGGGCGCTATCCTTCACCTATGGTAACTACGCTTGGATTAACTGTTAATTTCTAA
- the xylA gene encoding xylose isomerase — protein sequence MIVLGDKEYYKGIGQIKFEGKESDNPLAFKYYNPDQVVAGKTMREHFKFAIAYWHTFCGQGSDPFGPGTQQFAWDASSDPYQAAKDKADAAFEFISKMGFDYFCFHDYDLIAEGATFAESEKRLAFITDYLKQKKADSGIKLLWGTSNCFSNPRFMNGAATNPDFNVVARAGGQVKLALDATIALGGENYVFWGGREGYMSLLNTDMGRELDHMAQFLAMSRDYARSQGFKGTFFIEPKPMEPSKHQYDFDSATAIGFLKNYGLDKDFKINIEVNHATLAQHTFQHELEVAAKAGMLGSIDANRGDYQNGWDTDQFPNNIQETTEAMLVFLKAGGLQGGGVNFDAKIRRNSTDLEDVFLAHIGGADTFARALLTADKIITSSPYEKLRTERYSSFDSGKGKDFADGKLNLKDLYTIAHENGELNLQSGKQELFENIINQYI from the coding sequence ATGATAGTTTTAGGAGATAAAGAATACTACAAAGGTATTGGCCAAATTAAATTTGAAGGAAAAGAATCTGATAATCCGTTGGCATTTAAATATTACAATCCAGACCAAGTTGTAGCTGGAAAAACAATGCGTGAGCACTTTAAATTTGCTATCGCGTATTGGCATACTTTCTGCGGACAAGGAAGTGATCCATTCGGGCCAGGAACACAGCAATTCGCTTGGGATGCTTCATCAGATCCTTATCAGGCTGCAAAAGATAAAGCTGATGCTGCTTTTGAATTCATTAGCAAAATGGGATTCGATTACTTCTGTTTCCACGATTACGATTTGATTGCTGAAGGAGCAACTTTCGCAGAATCAGAAAAACGTTTGGCATTCATCACAGATTATTTAAAACAGAAAAAAGCAGATTCTGGAATTAAATTGCTTTGGGGAACTTCAAATTGTTTCTCAAACCCAAGATTTATGAACGGAGCAGCTACAAATCCTGACTTTAATGTTGTGGCAAGAGCTGGAGGGCAAGTAAAATTGGCTTTGGATGCAACAATCGCTTTAGGCGGTGAAAACTATGTATTCTGGGGCGGTAGAGAAGGTTATATGTCTTTACTAAACACAGATATGGGGAGAGAATTAGACCACATGGCGCAATTCTTGGCAATGTCTAGAGACTACGCAAGATCTCAAGGTTTTAAAGGAACTTTCTTCATCGAGCCAAAACCAATGGAGCCATCTAAACACCAATACGATTTTGACTCGGCTACAGCAATTGGATTCTTGAAAAATTATGGTTTAGATAAAGATTTCAAAATCAATATCGAGGTAAACCACGCTACATTGGCACAGCACACTTTCCAACACGAATTGGAAGTTGCGGCAAAAGCAGGAATGTTAGGAAGTATTGATGCGAACAGAGGAGATTATCAAAACGGATGGGATACAGATCAGTTTCCAAACAACATTCAAGAAACAACAGAGGCAATGTTGGTTTTCTTAAAAGCTGGTGGATTGCAAGGTGGTGGAGTTAATTTTGACGCAAAAATCAGAAGAAATTCTACAGATTTAGAAGATGTTTTCTTAGCGCACATTGGAGGTGCTGATACTTTTGCAAGAGCTTTATTGACTGCAGATAAAATCATCACTTCTTCTCCTTACGAAAAATTAAGAACTGAAAGATACAGCTCTTTTGATTCTGGAAAAGGAAAAGATTTTGCTGACGGAAAATTAAACCTTAAAGATCTTTATACTATCGCTCACGAAAATGGAGAATTAAATCTTCAAAGCGGTAAACAAGAATTGTTTGAAAATATCATTAACCAATATATTTAA